A single genomic interval of Candidatus Angelobacter sp. harbors:
- a CDS encoding FAD-dependent oxidoreductase — translation MKKRILVLGAGFGGLELSTTLSEALGDDIEVTVIDKSDHFVFGFSKLDVMFGHTTSDAVRLPYKKFAKPGVRLLQERITAVDPGAKRVTTDRGTHEADFLVVALGADYDFDATPGMAEATEFYTVAGAVNLGRILPTFTRGRVL, via the coding sequence ATGAAAAAACGCATCCTCGTTCTCGGAGCCGGCTTCGGCGGGCTCGAACTCAGCACGACGCTCTCGGAGGCCCTTGGCGACGACATCGAAGTGACGGTGATCGACAAGAGCGACCACTTTGTCTTTGGTTTCTCGAAGCTGGACGTGATGTTCGGGCACACGACGTCCGACGCGGTGCGGCTTCCGTACAAGAAATTCGCGAAGCCGGGCGTGCGGTTGCTGCAAGAAAGGATCACGGCGGTGGATCCCGGCGCGAAACGCGTCACGACCGATCGCGGAACCCACGAGGCGGACTTCCTGGTCGTTGCGCTCGGCGCGGATTACGACTTTGACGCCACGCCGGGCATGGCGGAAGCCACCGAGTTCTACACCGTCGCCGGGGCGGTAAACCTGGGCAGGATTCTCCCGACGTTCACACGAGGACGCGTTCTC